In a single window of the Tigriopus californicus strain San Diego chromosome 2, Tcal_SD_v2.1, whole genome shotgun sequence genome:
- the LOC131893602 gene encoding uncharacterized protein LOC131893602, giving the protein MGRPTSLRYLVKTTFRGTILGLLASFILYYFHLQNGTLQDIAPSSEECVVFNQNNYGSRISSLQEFYPFYLCEHFKPKTKLFHFLGLFNAVLLIFIFVVYNRHPKTILFAFMQGYLFAWVSHAFIEVNKPATFTYPAYSFVSDWIMFKDLWLGSLAMW; this is encoded by the exons ATGGGACGACCCACGAGTCTAagatatttggtcaaaaccacaTTTCGAGGAACGATTTTGGGCTTGTTGGCCTCTTTTATCCTGTACTACTTCCACCTTCAAAACGGAACATTACAAGACATTGCCCCCTCCAGTGAAGAGTGTGttgttttcaaccaaaacaactATGGATCGAGAATTTCCAG CCTGCAAGAGTTTTATCCCTTCTACTTGTGCGAGCATTTTAAGCCCAAAACGAAACTTTTCCACTTCCTTGGGCTGTTTAATGCTGTTCTTCTGATCTTCATTTTCGTGGTCTACAACCGCCATCCAAAAACCATTCTGTTTGCCTTCATGCAAGGCTACTTATTCGCTTGGGTCTCTCACGCCTTCATTGAGGTGAACAAACCAGCCACGTTCACTTATCCCGCCTACAGTTTCGTCTCAGACTGGATCATGTTCAAGGATCTCTGGTTGGGATCGCTAGCAATGTGGTAA